The genomic interval TGAATTAGCTTTGACGCACATCACCAATGACATTAATCAGATATGCATAAAGAAACACAAAAAAGACCCTTCAGTCTCAACgtgaaacttcgactgtccatttccctccatggatgctgcccgacccgcttatttcctccagctcctttgtgtgttgttcctacaacttgatgcagagtcttgactcgaaatgtcaacaatttcttaccccccacaggtgctgctcgacctgttgagttcctctagcagtttgttttctgctccagagtccagcatctgcagtctcttgtgtctcctacaaCCTTGTTTCCTATTCTTTTCAGCTCATGTATATACCTTGTTACCAACAGCAACTACCTTGAAACCACATAATCTCCTGCTTATTTTCGAGTTATCGAccaatatttgcaaaaaaaattattaagGATTCTGACCTGTGAATCACAGCAAAAAGGTCTTCTGTTGTACGGAGTTTGTTTGGCGATATGAATACGTTATCGTCATTAGTTTGAGGAGACGACTCGGGAGAAATCAAATAACTCTCACCCTGTCCCACATCTGCATAAAAGAAATGCAGAGTAATTTACTGTAAAAATTACATCTATTTTAGTAATCTGCATATAATTGCATAAATATTTCATTGTGTACCAATGATAATTTAGTATGGTTAAATAGCAGGCTTTTATAAAAGTTTATTAAAATCTTTTCAAGCTGCTTCATTTCACAAATTGTAAGCAAAGAGAGCAACATTCCTAACTACATTCACTTAGTTCAATCTGCATTTACATAAATGTACAATATCACATGCATCAGTGAACTATCTTACTTCAGATATGCAGTTGTCTTCAATTGTTCATCCATCACTTCCTGAGCCTGCCTTAAACTTTTCCACCTTTTTGCTTTTAAAGTTTGATTTCCTTTATAAATTTAATGTGAGAATAAGATTCCCATTGATTACATGAAATGATTATTATTTAGTTTCTAGAAAAATTAACTTCCACTTAGCATATAACTAAGTCTTTCTTAAAAACTTGTCTGAAAAGAAATGTCACATTAAGGACTGACCATTAAGAGCATGtcttattttcaaattatttccgtggaaaaatgatgcaaaaaatcacaaagatcacaataagtttttcatttttgttaaatAAGATTGATGTTCTTAAAATTAAACAGTGTATTTGTTGTGTCACACTATAATGCAAGCTTATGGttaaacagaaaatggcaggttGAGCAAGTCAGGAGGATCTCATTACACATTATTACTTAAAAGACTCCACTTGAAAATATGTTCTCCTTTATAATTAGGATTTGTTTTCTGACGGAGATCAAGAGGAAATCAGCATAGCTGTTttgcaaagaaaacagaaaacttATTTTTAGTCCATAATGTAGAACACATTTAAAGACACCGGATGAGAATCCTACTTAAATGAACTAATAcgaaaatgaagaaatattttgccAGATATGTACCAACTGCAGTGGACATATTAAACATATACATGGACATATAAGAGTAGATACCTGTGACATAAACTGCCAAATTTCCTTCCCATTAATTTAACCTGATTAAAATCAGTTTTTATCCTGGCATGCACCCGCCCACTCAATTTTCCAATATCCACTGCACATGGGTGTTCCAGTGTATCCCCAGGAAAATCTGGCCTTCTTATCAGATCTCACCCTATATTTTGAATGTATTCTTGGTTGTAGTTAAAAAGTGAAGTTTTATGCTGACTTATTGCAATATACCTATAATTCCAGATCCAGCGAGAAAGGCTTGATACCAAATGTAAATTATTACAAAGCCAGTGATGAGAAATATGAGCATTAAGTTTATAAAGCATGTCCAAtacttaaaatatataaaatgaaacaatttaacAACCATGTCTATTTATTGCCAGAAACAAAGGGAATAAAGAAAATTATTGGACAAAGAGATTGGTTAAATAGTTCTGAAGAAGCACAGTTGACAAACTCTGATTAAAAAAATTAGAGTACACCAGCTTACATTTAGGTCTGCATATAAACATAAATCATCCACAATCTGCTTATTTTTTTGCACTTAAAAGGATTAATTATATGTTTCAGGTTAACAATGTATATCTGCTTTTCTTACTGGAGTGGTTGAGTTCGATAAGATGTTCTGAAAACAGTCAAAACATTTCAGATTTTGTGCAATAAAAGGATACTTTGCTGGTGGAATCAACACACTCATCAACATGTTATTTTACTGTAACAGTGCTAAATTTTGAGCTTAACAATTTCATTCTACAACTTGATGTGGAACTAAAATGAGAAAACTTTTACCTATATGACCTTTGTACTGCCCATCACTAGGAGTCTCACACAGAGCTTCAGCAGTTCTTGTGGCATCAGGAACAGTTTCTGGACTGCCATCTTGCAATCTCTTTGCCTTTTCTTCAATGCTGTCTTTGCTGAGCTTCTGTGCACCTATTGATTCTGGTTGAATTATGTCTGGGGATGCAGTTTCATCATCATTAActgggtcaaagtcaagttttctttccaatttCTCTACAGTTGTGGGTTTTGATAGTGCAGCAGATAGGGTTTCTGTTATGGTGTGACTTGATGAAGGCACTTTTTCAGGTCGCTCTGGGTTCCCCATTTCTTGTGCAAGTACCTCATTCTGAGACTCTTTATTGGAATTATTCAAGTCTTGATATATTTCTTGTATGGTGCTCTTCTTCACCAAATTTGCTTCACTGATATCTGTGCAGCTATTGGAGACTGCCTGACAGTTTGCTGTTGCAATTGTTTGGTCATCTCCAACCTCTTTGTTCTGTGGACTCCCATTAGCTTTTAAAGACTTTACCACTGAAGAGAGCAAGGGTAAAGGGGTCAAACTTTCTTCATTCAGATTATTTTCTTGAAGCGCATTAGTACTTTCCATATCCAATAAGTTAGTGTTTGCTTCTGAGGAAGATGATTTTTGTGGTGgtgaattggaaaattcattgcaCTTATGTGCACTATAACCATATGGTTCAGTTTTATATGGTGGTGTGACAGGATCTGTATGAGGCAGTTCTTCTGTTATGCCAGGTTCTTCTTGGCATTCTTGCCTGGGTTGCTTGGTTTTACTAACAGAACGAAGCTGTACAGACTGTAGCACTGATGGGGTAATGGCAAGGGAAACTGATGGACTGTTATTGGGTCGTTCAGCTGCCTCGCTGTCTTTACTTTGATTTGAGATATGCAGTTGGTTTCTGTGAGCAGAAGGCTTGCTTTTAAACACATTCTGAAGAGCACTTAGGTCAAGATGTGTTGGAGGTATAATTGGTAATTCGAGGTCTTTCTTTGTAACATTAGCATCCCTTGCAAAAGACGGTTGTAGCGAAGACCTCCTCTCTGGAACTTTTGGCTTTCTTTTTCCACTGTTTGGAGACAAGGGACCAGGAAAGAGAGGTGTTGGCAAAGTTGAGGTTGGTGTTCCTGACTGGCTTGAATATCCACTCGATGGTGATGCCAAACCTGCCAATTTATCGGGAGAGGACAGCTTGAATTCATtgtcaatggagggaagggatggagtagTGGCACGGGATTCAGACTGGGATGTTTGTGATTCTGAACCTTCTGGAGACTTTGTGCACTCTATGACGGTTGTACCTGTTGCAGTACTGGAGTTTGATAATGATCTGTAGGGATCATTAGATTTTAAGTCATTCAAGAGCCAGAGGCCTGCATAATCTGACTGCATGGCACTTCCATCTTTAAATGATGGCATTTCAGATGGGGTGAACTGAGGGTCTGATAACTCATTATCATTTGCATATGTGCTACGACTATCCCAAGGAACATTCCTTTCGTTAGGTAGAATGGGACCTTTGAACCCGTCAGATGCAAGACTTAGGTCAAGCTGCAATGACTTCTGTGCATCTCTGTAAGATACAGTCCCATCCTGCCCATTGCTTGTCTTTGGTTCGTTCTGATAGCTCTCACTTGTATAACTTTCATTTTTCCTCAAAGATGAACTGCGTTTTGGTGGGGCTGGTTTTGCCTTTGGTTTCTTGAGAGCAATGCTCTGGCCCCGAAACCTCTGCTTTCTTAATTCTAAAGGATCCGATGGAGGGAGCTCACCAAGTTCAGAAGCATTTTCTATACTCTGGATTCCATCAGAGCTTGTGGATGCATAGTTAAAAATGTAGTTTCTAGTAGTTCTTAAACCACAGTCAAAGTGCATGGATGTATAATACCCTTCAGTATCCACAGAGAAATGTGAGCCCGAGTCAGTTCTGGAAGAGGATGGTCTCTCAAGAAAGCTGTCACATGTACCCATACTAGCAAAACTTGGGCATCCTAAGCTATTGGTCCTCGAATGCCTAGGGCTAAAATCTTGGCTGCAAGATGCATCATGGCAATGGTGTAAATAGTTCCATTCTGCATCACTTGCATTACTTGCATTGAGATCTTCAACAACATCTGTCCCTGTGGAAGTAAAGGAGTTTGCCCTGTGACCTCTGACTTTGTCTCCTTGATAAGTATACTGCTCCAGAAGGAAACCTGGTGAATCATAGTTAGTGTGGGCAGGTGTATTCAAGGATAGTTCTGAATCACAGTGTGAAGATCCTGTCAGTGGTGGTGAGGACGCAGTGTGGATTGTCTCTGATGTCTGTGAAGGGCATGTTGAATTACTTCCACTCCAATTTCCACTGGAGGATTGATGGTCCTCCTTTTGATCCATCTGACTGCTTAAGATAACTCCTGCACTGGAGAGACTGTTGACTGGACTCCCGAATGTATCTGAATTTGAAGAGATCTCACTGTTTCCCATGTCTGGCTCTGGCACAAAGTTGGACATTTTTGTCACTTGGTCTTCGTGTTCTGGGTTTTGTTCTGGTTGAACAGTCACACCTATTGAATGATGTTTCTGTGGGCTCTGGTTAAACAAACTGGCTTCGCTGTCTTCCTCTTCTGTCTTTTCTGGGGTCGGTAAGTATTTTTCAGCAGCACTAATGATGCTTTCAACACTATTGTCCTGACTTAATTCATGAGATAACAGTGAAACTCTGACACCATCTTGAGAAAGGCTGCGGGAACGGACGTGGTTGTCGATTGGTGCAAGGAACATTGAGCCTGAGTCATCGGCCAGAGTTGTGATATTCCCATCTGAATGTGACAGGGAAGATGTGATGCCACTGCCCCGCTGGGCTCGGATCCGCCTTACTGATGGTGCTGCAATAAGGATATCCTCTGTCTGGCACTCTGAGTCCTTGGTCCCAGATCGGGCACTGGTAGAATTCACTTTGTCACCATGACAGTCCAAATTTGGGTTAACATGAACAATTACATTCCTTTCTTTAGCCACTGAGGATTCATCAGAACCTGCTGACCAAGTTAATAAAAGGTAGAATCAAAGGGTGTcccataaaataaatataaagttGCAAATTGTATGTAAAGGCCCTGAATTTCCTCAAGTCTGGTGGCTTTTTGACTGGCAGCAATAGAATCTTGAAACAAAGGGGCTCTGTTCCACAGCTCATTCTGAACAAATTTCCTGAGATGCCAGGGATGGAAGAAGTTCCACTGGCCTacaactagaagacataggttcaaggtgagagaggaaagttttaaaggggctCTGAGGACCAAATTTTTCACAGAGAAGCTAGTGgatatacggaacgagctgcttgaggaggtggtagaggcaggtacaattaaaatgtttgaaagacatttggacaggtatatggattggaaagctttagagggataagggccaaaagcaggcaagtgggattagcataggtaggcatcttgactgacatggaggagttgggccgaaagaTCTGTcgccatgctgtataactctatgaatctatgaactaATTGGGATAACAAGAATAAAGCAAAATCATGGTCAGCTCAGAATAAGGCTGCTCTGCAAACATGTAATAAAATTGGTCTGATTTCAATGTGGCACTGTGATGGTGATCTCCCTTTATAACCAGAAAGTTGTACATCTCAActtcagagatttgagcacaaaatctaggctgccaTTTCATTGGAGTACTTAGGGAATGCTCCAATGTGCTAGATGTGCTGTCTTTCAGGTGAGGTGTTCAACCAAGGCTCTATCTGTCCTTTCAGCTGGAACTATATTGGAAAAACAACAAGGGTCTTGTTCAATATTTACTTGTCAACTACAGGACTAAAAAATGAAGTGATTTTCATGAATTTGTTTGTTTGAGTTTGCACACTTTAAATTTCTGCTTTTCCATTGTTATAAACGTGACAAGTAATTTAAGAGCTTTGGAACATCACATGGTCATGAAAGtctctgtataaatgcaagtctcctTTATTGTCTCAGAACATTTGCTCTGATTTACAGTGTTCagtagcagtttttttttaaatttcaggtaTTTGTTGCAGGAAATGTTTCTAATCAGAACATGTTAATGAGTTTTTCAAGTTTTACCTATTTCTTGCTGTACACGTCTGGGAAGTCCACTGATAGTTTTTCGCCTCTTTAACTTCCGTCTTCGCTGCAATGCTGACTGAGGATGAGCAAAGGAGTATCGGCCAATGATCTGTCTCTCAAAACCTACTCCTGTAATGGTGAATGAAAAACAAATAGGAATTTATACATACTTCCACACCATTGCAACCATACTTATCAGTACATTAAAAGACTCCTTTAACACATTGGTACCAAAATGGATAAATCATACTTAAACATATAATTTAGGCTGAATCATATTCCTCTGTGTGATATTACTAACCTATCATCACCACAAATTCCTAGAGGGTTCTAGATTCCTAGATGATAAAAACTCAGGTGATCATCTGAGTTGCCAAGGCCTGTACATCTTCAGTGGAAGAGGGGACAAATTGGGCAAGTTGTACAAGGTTTGTGAAAAATGGATAACATTTGGCATAAAAATAGTTTAAATGAAAAGAGTACACTGGTTCAATGGTTAAAATGTGAAAGGTTGGGTATGGTGCTGGCATAGGA from Pristis pectinata isolate sPriPec2 chromosome 4, sPriPec2.1.pri, whole genome shotgun sequence carries:
- the nhsb gene encoding actin remodeling regulator NHS isoform X3, with protein sequence MPFPKRICEPLLLTRHGSAERPAAFEELPAVSNHTLARTLGQLAELAKHACGLFQEIEDEVLRIHRRLGAVQRKISDIGAAVTALDPRQETVPVSNLDRESKLTVHFRVPWHQQKDLLHPSTRPPCIEELHQCAIQKLQSLHREHQRQLGDRRLMKPPSMLPPPLPLTQHSHRLRAQRKQRISKFHSTRSSSPTECCQMTPWSRKSIPLTDGDSDMIALGQRPKNPIPNIPTTLDRQTNWSKDLPLPTPEQKMRQQAQAISSSVIPINVTGVGFERQIIGRYSFAHPQSALQRRRKLKRRKTISGLPRRVQQEIAGSDESSVAKERNVIVHVNPNLDCHGDKVNSTSARSGTKDSECQTEDILIAAPSVRRIRAQRGSGITSSLSHSDGNITTLADDSGSMFLAPIDNHVRSRSLSQDGVRVSLLSHELSQDNSVESIISAAEKYLPTPEKTEEEDSEASLFNQSPQKHHSIGVTVQPEQNPEHEDQVTKMSNFVPEPDMGNSEISSNSDTFGSPVNSLSSAGVILSSQMDQKEDHQSSSGNWSGSNSTCPSQTSETIHTASSPPLTGSSHCDSELSLNTPAHTNYDSPGFLLEQYTYQGDKVRGHRANSFTSTGTDVVEDLNASNASDAEWNYLHHCHDASCSQDFSPRHSRTNSLGCPSFASMGTCDSFLERPSSSRTDSGSHFSVDTEGYYTSMHFDCGLRTTRNYIFNYASTSSDGIQSIENASELGELPPSDPLELRKQRFRGQSIALKKPKAKPAPPKRSSSLRKNESYTSESYQNEPKTSNGQDGTVSYRDAQKSLQLDLSLASDGFKGPILPNERNVPWDSRSTYANDNELSDPQFTPSEMPSFKDGSAMQSDYAGLWLLNDLKSNDPYRSLSNSSTATGTTVIECTKSPEGSESQTSQSESRATTPSLPSIDNEFKLSSPDKLAGLASPSSGYSSQSGTPTSTLPTPLFPGPLSPNSGKRKPKVPERRSSLQPSFARDANVTKKDLELPIIPPTHLDLSALQNVFKSKPSAHRNQLHISNQSKDSEAAERPNNSPSVSLAITPSVLQSVQLRSVSKTKQPRQECQEEPGITEELPHTDPVTPPYKTEPYGYSAHKCNEFSNSPPQKSSSSEANTNLLDMESTNALQENNLNEESLTPLPLLSSVVKSLKANGSPQNKEVGDDQTIATANCQAVSNSCTDISEANLVKKSTIQEIYQDLNNSNKESQNEVLAQEMGNPERPEKVPSSSHTITETLSAALSKPTTVEKLERKLDFDPVNDDETASPDIIQPESIGAQKLSKDSIEEKAKRLQDGSPETVPDATRTAEALCETPSDGQYKGHIDVGQGESYLISPESSPQTNDDNVFISPNKLRTTEDLFAVIHRSKRKLLGRKDSDEGPNVNKPRSSPGSSPGTPPAVQKQPGPIYRSVRKSNTSQEEFKLLLLKKGSRSDSSYRLSATEILKSASPISPKSPGDVFPDQAKDSENISPFPSGCEMQFPISPYSPRLTTEGISSRSFSTSLSSRPSRSRAPPAAGSSRYSARSRLHSAPMQVISEGEAENSDGSLHDDRSSPT
- the nhsb gene encoding actin remodeling regulator NHS isoform X1, which produces MPFPKRICEPLLLTRHGSAERPAAFEELPAVSNHTLARTLGQLAELAKHACGLFQEIEDEVLRIHRRLGAVQRKISDIGAAVTALDPRQETVPVSNLDRESKLTVHFRVPWHQQKDLLHPSTRPPCIEELHQCAIQKLQSLHREHQRQLGDRRLMKPPSMLPPPLPLTQHSHRLRAQRKQRISKFHSTRSSSPTECCQMTPWSRKSIPLTDGDSDMIALGQRPKNPIPNIPTTLDRQTNWSKDLPLPTPEQKMRQQAQAISSSVIPINVTGVGFERQIIGRYSFAHPQSALQRRRKLKRRKTISGLPRRVQQEIAGSDESSVAKERNVIVHVNPNLDCHGDKVNSTSARSGTKDSECQTEDILIAAPSVRRIRAQRGSGITSSLSHSDGNITTLADDSGSMFLAPIDNHVRSRSLSQDGVRVSLLSHELSQDNSVESIISAAEKYLPTPEKTEEEDSEASLFNQSPQKHHSIGVTVQPEQNPEHEDQVTKMSNFVPEPDMGNSEISSNSDTFGSPVNSLSSAGVILSSQMDQKEDHQSSSGNWSGSNSTCPSQTSETIHTASSPPLTGSSHCDSELSLNTPAHTNYDSPGFLLEQYTYQGDKVRGHRANSFTSTGTDVVEDLNASNASDAEWNYLHHCHDASCSQDFSPRHSRTNSLGCPSFASMGTCDSFLERPSSSRTDSGSHFSVDTEGYYTSMHFDCGLRTTRNYIFNYASTSSDGIQSIENASELGELPPSDPLELRKQRFRGQSIALKKPKAKPAPPKRSSSLRKNESYTSESYQNEPKTSNGQDGTVSYRDAQKSLQLDLSLASDGFKGPILPNERNVPWDSRSTYANDNELSDPQFTPSEMPSFKDGSAMQSDYAGLWLLNDLKSNDPYRSLSNSSTATGTTVIECTKSPEGSESQTSQSESRATTPSLPSIDNEFKLSSPDKLAGLASPSSGYSSQSGTPTSTLPTPLFPGPLSPNSGKRKPKVPERRSSLQPSFARDANVTKKDLELPIIPPTHLDLSALQNVFKSKPSAHRNQLHISNQSKDSEAAERPNNSPSVSLAITPSVLQSVQLRSVSKTKQPRQECQEEPGITEELPHTDPVTPPYKTEPYGYSAHKCNEFSNSPPQKSSSSEANTNLLDMESTNALQENNLNEESLTPLPLLSSVVKSLKANGSPQNKEVGDDQTIATANCQAVSNSCTDISEANLVKKSTIQEIYQDLNNSNKESQNEVLAQEMGNPERPEKVPSSSHTITETLSAALSKPTTVEKLERKLDFDPVNDDETASPDIIQPESIGAQKLSKDSIEEKAKRLQDGSPETVPDATRTAEALCETPSDGQYKGHIDVGQGESYLISPESSPQTNDDNVFISPNKLRTTEDLFAVIHSSKNMAFGKRAFELQNKRSKRKLLGRKDSDEGPNVNKPRSSPGSSPGTPPAVQKQPGPIYRSVRKSNTSQEEFKLLLLKKGSRSDSSYRLSATEILKSASPISPKSPGDVFPDQAKDSENISPFPSGCEMQFPISPYSPRLTTEGISSRSFSTSLSSRPSRSRAPPAAGSSRYSARSRLHSAPMQVISEGEAENSDGSLHDDRSSPT
- the nhsb gene encoding actin remodeling regulator NHS isoform X5, with amino-acid sequence MGRYRRLGEREHQRQLGDRRLMKPPSMLPPPLPLTQHSHRLRAQRKQRISKFHSTRSSSPTECCQMTPWSRKSIPLTDGDSDMIALGQRPKNPIPNIPTTLDRQTNWSKDLPLPTPEQKMRQQAQAISSSVIPINVTGVGFERQIIGRYSFAHPQSALQRRRKLKRRKTISGLPRRVQQEIAGSDESSVAKERNVIVHVNPNLDCHGDKVNSTSARSGTKDSECQTEDILIAAPSVRRIRAQRGSGITSSLSHSDGNITTLADDSGSMFLAPIDNHVRSRSLSQDGVRVSLLSHELSQDNSVESIISAAEKYLPTPEKTEEEDSEASLFNQSPQKHHSIGVTVQPEQNPEHEDQVTKMSNFVPEPDMGNSEISSNSDTFGSPVNSLSSAGVILSSQMDQKEDHQSSSGNWSGSNSTCPSQTSETIHTASSPPLTGSSHCDSELSLNTPAHTNYDSPGFLLEQYTYQGDKVRGHRANSFTSTGTDVVEDLNASNASDAEWNYLHHCHDASCSQDFSPRHSRTNSLGCPSFASMGTCDSFLERPSSSRTDSGSHFSVDTEGYYTSMHFDCGLRTTRNYIFNYASTSSDGIQSIENASELGELPPSDPLELRKQRFRGQSIALKKPKAKPAPPKRSSSLRKNESYTSESYQNEPKTSNGQDGTVSYRDAQKSLQLDLSLASDGFKGPILPNERNVPWDSRSTYANDNELSDPQFTPSEMPSFKDGSAMQSDYAGLWLLNDLKSNDPYRSLSNSSTATGTTVIECTKSPEGSESQTSQSESRATTPSLPSIDNEFKLSSPDKLAGLASPSSGYSSQSGTPTSTLPTPLFPGPLSPNSGKRKPKVPERRSSLQPSFARDANVTKKDLELPIIPPTHLDLSALQNVFKSKPSAHRNQLHISNQSKDSEAAERPNNSPSVSLAITPSVLQSVQLRSVSKTKQPRQECQEEPGITEELPHTDPVTPPYKTEPYGYSAHKCNEFSNSPPQKSSSSEANTNLLDMESTNALQENNLNEESLTPLPLLSSVVKSLKANGSPQNKEVGDDQTIATANCQAVSNSCTDISEANLVKKSTIQEIYQDLNNSNKESQNEVLAQEMGNPERPEKVPSSSHTITETLSAALSKPTTVEKLERKLDFDPVNDDETASPDIIQPESIGAQKLSKDSIEEKAKRLQDGSPETVPDATRTAEALCETPSDGQYKGHIDVGQGESYLISPESSPQTNDDNVFISPNKLRTTEDLFAVIHSSKNMAFGKRAFELQNKRSKRKLLGRKDSDEGPNVNKPRSSPGSSPGTPPAVQKQPGPIYRSVRKSNTSQEEFKLLLLKKGSRSDSSYRLSATEILKSASPISPKSPGDVFPDQAKDSENISPFPSGCEMQFPISPYSPRLTTEGISSRSFSTSLSSRPSRSRAPPAAGSSRYSARSRLHSAPMQVISEGEAENSDGSLHDDRSSPT
- the nhsb gene encoding actin remodeling regulator NHS isoform X8, with amino-acid sequence MSIPLTDGDSDMIALGQRPKNPIPNIPTTLDRQTNWSKDLPLPTPEQKMRQQAQAISSSVIPINVTGVGFERQIIGRYSFAHPQSALQRRRKLKRRKTISGLPRRVQQEIAGSDESSVAKERNVIVHVNPNLDCHGDKVNSTSARSGTKDSECQTEDILIAAPSVRRIRAQRGSGITSSLSHSDGNITTLADDSGSMFLAPIDNHVRSRSLSQDGVRVSLLSHELSQDNSVESIISAAEKYLPTPEKTEEEDSEASLFNQSPQKHHSIGVTVQPEQNPEHEDQVTKMSNFVPEPDMGNSEISSNSDTFGSPVNSLSSAGVILSSQMDQKEDHQSSSGNWSGSNSTCPSQTSETIHTASSPPLTGSSHCDSELSLNTPAHTNYDSPGFLLEQYTYQGDKVRGHRANSFTSTGTDVVEDLNASNASDAEWNYLHHCHDASCSQDFSPRHSRTNSLGCPSFASMGTCDSFLERPSSSRTDSGSHFSVDTEGYYTSMHFDCGLRTTRNYIFNYASTSSDGIQSIENASELGELPPSDPLELRKQRFRGQSIALKKPKAKPAPPKRSSSLRKNESYTSESYQNEPKTSNGQDGTVSYRDAQKSLQLDLSLASDGFKGPILPNERNVPWDSRSTYANDNELSDPQFTPSEMPSFKDGSAMQSDYAGLWLLNDLKSNDPYRSLSNSSTATGTTVIECTKSPEGSESQTSQSESRATTPSLPSIDNEFKLSSPDKLAGLASPSSGYSSQSGTPTSTLPTPLFPGPLSPNSGKRKPKVPERRSSLQPSFARDANVTKKDLELPIIPPTHLDLSALQNVFKSKPSAHRNQLHISNQSKDSEAAERPNNSPSVSLAITPSVLQSVQLRSVSKTKQPRQECQEEPGITEELPHTDPVTPPYKTEPYGYSAHKCNEFSNSPPQKSSSSEANTNLLDMESTNALQENNLNEESLTPLPLLSSVVKSLKANGSPQNKEVGDDQTIATANCQAVSNSCTDISEANLVKKSTIQEIYQDLNNSNKESQNEVLAQEMGNPERPEKVPSSSHTITETLSAALSKPTTVEKLERKLDFDPVNDDETASPDIIQPESIGAQKLSKDSIEEKAKRLQDGSPETVPDATRTAEALCETPSDGQYKGHIDVGQGESYLISPESSPQTNDDNVFISPNKLRTTEDLFAVIHSSKNMAFGKRAFELQNKRSKRKLLGRKDSDEGPNVNKPRSSPGSSPGTPPAVQKQPGPIYRSVRKSNTSQEEFKLLLLKKGSRSDSSYRLSATEILKSASPISPKSPGDVFPDQAKDSENISPFPSGCEMQFPISPYSPRLTTEGISSRSFSTSLSSRPSRSRAPPAAGSSRYSARSRLHSAPMQVISEGEAENSDGSLHDDRSSPT
- the nhsb gene encoding actin remodeling regulator NHS isoform X7, which codes for MPFPKRICEPLLLTRHGSAERPAAFEELPAVSNHTLARTLGQLAELAKHACGLFQEIEDEVLRIHRRLGAVQRKISDIGAAVTALDPRQETVPVSNLDRESKLTVHFRVPWHQQKDLLHPSTRPPCIEELHQCAIQKLQSLHREHQRQLGDRRLMKPPSMLPPPLPLTQHSHRLRAQRKQRISKFHSTRSSSPTECCQMTPWSRKSIPLTDGDSDMIALGQRPKNPIPNIPTTLDRQTNWSKDLPLPTPEQKMRQQAQAISSSVIPINVTGVGFERQIIGRYSFAHPQSALQRRRKLKRRKTISGLPRRVQQEIAGSDESSVAKERNVIVHVNPNLDCHGDKVNSTSARSGTKDSECQTEDILIAAPSVRRIRAQRGSGITSSLSHSDGNITTLADDSGSMFLAPIDNHVRSRSLSQDGVRVSLLSHELSQDNSVESIISAAEKYLPTPEKTEEEDSEASLFNQSPQKHHSIGVTVQPEQNPEHEDQVTKMSNFVPEPDMGNSEISSNSDTFGSPVNSLSSAGVILSSQMDQKEDHQSSSGNWSGSNSTCPSQTSETIHTASSPPLTGSSHCDSELSLNTPAHTNYDSPGFLLEQYTYQGDKVRGHRANSFTSTGTDVVEDLNASNASDAEWNYLHHCHDASCSQDFSPRHSRTNSLGCPSFASMGTCDSFLERPSSSRTDSGSHFSVDTEGYYTSMHFDCGLRTTRNYIFNYASTSSDGIQSIENASELGELPPSDPLELRKQRFRGQSIALKKPKAKPAPPKRSSSLRKNESYTSESYQNEPKTSNGQDGTVSYRDAQKSLQLDLSLASDGFKGPILPNERNVPWDSRSTYANDNELSDPQFTPSEMPSFKDGSAMQSDYAGLWLLNDLKSNDPYRSLSNSSTATGTTVIECTKSPEGSESQTSQSESRATTPSLPSIDNEFKLSSPDKLAGLASPSSGYSSQSGTPTSTLPTPLFPGPLSPNSGKRKPKVPERRSSLQPSFARDANVTKKDLELPIIPPTHLDLSALQNVFKSKPSAHRNQLHISNQSKDSEAAERPNNSPSVSLAITPSVLQSVQLRSVSKTKQPRQECQEEPGITEELPHTDPVTPPYKTEPYGYSAHKCNEFSNSPPQKSSSSEANTNLLDMESTNALQENNLNEESLTPLPLLSSVVKSLKANGSPQNKEVGDDQTIATANCQAVSNSCTDISEANLVKKSTIQEIYQDLNNSNKESQNEVLAQEMGNPERPEKVPSSSHTITETLSAALSKPTTVEKLERKLDFDPVNDDETASPDIIQPESIGAQKLSKDSIEEKAKRLQDGSPETVPDATRTAEALCETPSDGQYKGHIDVGQGESYLISPESSPQTNDDNVFISPNKLRTTEDLFAVIHRFPASAVLISFSFFKKCVYFYII